A part of Melittangium boletus DSM 14713 genomic DNA contains:
- a CDS encoding tetratricopeptide repeat protein: MNPSTNWTPGLIVLAVGFVAAALFLLTQRRKGAEATPRSGALEDLERRYQSLIEQLKELAAEKHTLSPERYEAERSRLELEAATALRARDEHLKKDKGAPAPAPQTAPTGFLSPQIKGALWGGGIVLFFGVLGYTLVSEQHERGENEAATGRTPPGMAASGQPQAPSADSELEQTMQRLRDNPGDLEAASLLSHELIRRQMYEEAERVTLRGLAVDPFHVELRVHQSVLKAVRGDEAGAERELTRLADTYPDAQEGLLFMGALAMKQGDKAKALDAFERFAVEVPSNLHPPPLLAAIQQLRTELGR; encoded by the coding sequence ATGAACCCTTCGACCAACTGGACGCCCGGCCTCATCGTGCTCGCCGTGGGCTTCGTCGCCGCGGCCCTCTTCCTCCTCACCCAGCGGCGCAAGGGCGCCGAGGCCACTCCCCGCTCGGGCGCGCTCGAGGACCTGGAGCGGCGCTACCAGTCGCTCATCGAGCAGCTCAAGGAACTGGCGGCGGAGAAGCACACCCTGTCCCCCGAGCGCTACGAGGCGGAGCGGAGCCGGCTGGAGCTGGAGGCCGCGACGGCGCTGCGCGCTCGGGACGAGCACCTCAAGAAGGACAAGGGCGCCCCGGCCCCGGCGCCCCAGACGGCGCCCACGGGCTTCCTGTCGCCGCAAATCAAGGGCGCGCTGTGGGGCGGCGGCATCGTGCTGTTCTTCGGCGTGCTGGGCTACACCCTGGTGTCCGAGCAGCACGAGCGCGGCGAGAACGAGGCCGCCACGGGCCGCACGCCCCCGGGCATGGCCGCGAGCGGACAGCCCCAGGCCCCCTCCGCGGATTCGGAGCTGGAGCAGACCATGCAGCGGCTGCGCGACAACCCGGGGGATCTGGAGGCCGCATCGCTCCTGAGCCACGAGCTCATCCGGCGGCAGATGTACGAGGAGGCCGAGCGCGTCACCCTCAGGGGCCTCGCGGTGGACCCCTTCCACGTGGAATTGCGCGTGCACCAGAGCGTGCTCAAGGCCGTGCGCGGCGACGAGGCCGGCGCGGAGCGGGAGCTGACCCGGCTCGCGGACACGTACCCGGACGCGCAGGAAGGGCTGCTGTTCATGGGCGCCCTGGCCATGAAGCAGGGAGACAAGGCCAAGGCGCTGGACGCCTTCGAGCGCTTCGCGGTGGAAGTGCCGAGCAACCTGCACCCGCCGCCCCTGCTCGCCGCCATCCAGCAGCTGCGCACCGAGCTGGGCCGGTAG
- a CDS encoding trypsin-like peptidase domain-containing protein — protein sequence MAPVLNSPVFRPWVRLAGLFVWLLAPAVWAEPDSLDAWLTARAREHAAWTEDSARSSGGAPGLWREWTSKEPMLPGFVPPSSLAPLIRAVEAGVVNISVTGEVGRGGTRSASGSGFLLTPEGLVVTNNHVVARGSEVASEIVVRLSDGREFQAEVVGRDASTDVALLRLLGREVRGLPAVYLGDSDQLEVGDWVVAIGNPFGLDHSVSHGMISAKERVIGVGPFDDFIQTDALINPGNSGGPLFNMRGEVVGVNTAIISEGQGIGFAVPSNMVKDLLPNLSKNGQLQRGWLGVVVDEQAQAGTRAAVVTHVYPHSPAEQAGLLPGDLLVGVNGKPVDSFPQLLRKVAMLVPETQVTLSLVREGTAREVRVKLTARPVQEGLSASGNLGEFGLVLRDITPVVGATLGLEPYAGVLVSGVVPRSPAAREGLRAGDVVIEVNRSRVRELRAVKAALEKSTGRTLLLRVQRGDVQQYVALEP from the coding sequence ATGGCTCCTGTCCTGAATTCCCCTGTTTTCCGCCCGTGGGTTCGTCTGGCCGGGCTCTTCGTGTGGTTGCTCGCCCCGGCCGTGTGGGCCGAGCCGGATTCCCTCGATGCCTGGCTCACGGCCCGAGCGCGGGAGCACGCCGCCTGGACCGAGGATTCGGCCCGTTCATCCGGGGGAGCGCCGGGCCTGTGGCGGGAGTGGACCTCGAAGGAGCCGATGCTCCCGGGCTTCGTCCCCCCCAGTTCGCTGGCGCCGCTCATCCGCGCGGTGGAGGCGGGCGTGGTGAACATCAGCGTCACCGGGGAGGTGGGGCGGGGCGGGACGCGCTCGGCGAGCGGTTCGGGCTTCCTCCTCACCCCGGAGGGGCTGGTGGTGACGAACAACCACGTGGTGGCGCGGGGCAGTGAGGTGGCGAGCGAGATCGTGGTGCGCCTGTCGGACGGGCGCGAGTTCCAGGCCGAGGTGGTGGGACGGGACGCGTCCACGGACGTGGCGCTGCTGCGGCTGCTGGGGCGGGAGGTGCGGGGCCTGCCCGCCGTGTACCTGGGGGATTCGGACCAACTGGAGGTGGGCGACTGGGTGGTGGCCATCGGCAACCCCTTTGGCCTGGATCACTCGGTGTCCCACGGGATGATCTCCGCCAAGGAACGGGTCATTGGCGTGGGGCCCTTCGACGACTTCATCCAGACGGACGCCCTCATCAACCCAGGCAACTCCGGAGGGCCGCTCTTCAACATGCGGGGCGAGGTGGTGGGCGTGAACACGGCCATCATCAGCGAGGGTCAGGGCATCGGGTTCGCGGTGCCCAGCAACATGGTGAAGGATTTGCTGCCCAACCTGAGCAAGAACGGGCAGTTGCAGCGCGGCTGGCTGGGGGTGGTGGTCGACGAGCAGGCCCAGGCGGGCACTCGCGCAGCGGTGGTCACGCACGTGTACCCCCACAGCCCGGCGGAGCAGGCGGGCCTCCTCCCGGGGGATCTCCTGGTGGGCGTGAATGGCAAGCCCGTGGACTCCTTCCCGCAGCTCCTGCGCAAGGTGGCCATGCTGGTGCCGGAGACACAGGTGACGTTGTCGCTGGTGCGCGAGGGCACGGCGCGCGAGGTGCGGGTGAAGCTGACCGCGCGTCCGGTGCAGGAGGGGCTCTCGGCCTCTGGCAACCTGGGGGAGTTCGGGCTGGTGCTCCGGGACATCACTCCCGTGGTGGGGGCCACCCTGGGCCTGGAGCCCTACGCGGGCGTGCTCGTCTCCGGCGTGGTGCCGCGCTCGCCCGCGGCTCGGGAGGGCTTGCGGGCGGGGGACGTGGTGATCGAGGTCAACCGCAGCCGGGTGAGGGAGCTGAGGGCGGTCAAGGCGGCGCTGGAGAAGAGCACGGGGAGGACGCTCCTCTTGAGGGTCCAGCGCGGGGACGTGCAGCAGTACGTCGCGCTGGAGCCCTGA
- a CDS encoding serine hydrolase domain-containing protein, with product MTPRALSLSLRVLILATMNAGCAAGSSARELLSDYENPEAPGASAIVIHEGRVVFEHASGLADLPSRTPAMPETQYRLASLSKQFTAMAILLLIEEGRLHDDDRVVDVLPGFPPTLGEVRIRHLLQHTSGIWDYEAFVPDTQTEQVKDRDVLGLLARAQGTYFPPGTAVRYSNSGYAVLSLVVEQVSGMPFARFLHERVFAPLGMRATVAHEEGRSTVARRAYGYVAGADGFRPRDQSPTSAVLGDGGIYSSVAELVAWDRALDAHTLVGADTQRLAWTAPPLPDGTRSPYGFGWFVDEDEGRPRLSHHGETCGFTNALVKYPEQRLTVIVLTNRAGGEPWRIAQRLADRWLAPKAPAEQRPWPFETLPNAR from the coding sequence ATGACCCCACGTGCCCTTTCGCTCTCCCTTCGTGTCCTCATCCTCGCCACCATGAACGCGGGCTGCGCGGCCGGCTCCTCCGCCCGCGAACTCCTCTCCGACTACGAGAACCCGGAGGCACCCGGGGCCAGCGCCATCGTGATTCACGAGGGGCGTGTCGTGTTCGAGCACGCCTCGGGCCTCGCGGACCTGCCCTCGCGCACGCCCGCCATGCCGGAGACGCAGTACCGGCTCGCCTCGCTCAGCAAACAGTTCACCGCCATGGCCATCCTGCTGCTGATCGAGGAAGGCCGGCTCCATGACGACGACCGCGTGGTGGACGTGCTCCCGGGCTTCCCACCCACCCTGGGCGAGGTCCGCATCCGGCATCTGCTCCAGCACACCTCGGGCATCTGGGACTACGAGGCCTTCGTCCCGGACACCCAGACCGAACAGGTGAAGGATCGGGATGTGCTCGGGCTGCTCGCGCGCGCCCAGGGCACGTACTTCCCGCCCGGGACGGCGGTGCGCTACAGCAACTCGGGCTACGCGGTGCTGTCGCTCGTGGTGGAACAGGTGAGCGGCATGCCCTTCGCCCGCTTCCTGCACGAGCGCGTCTTCGCACCGCTCGGGATGCGCGCCACGGTGGCGCACGAGGAAGGCCGCTCCACGGTGGCCCGGCGCGCCTACGGGTACGTGGCCGGAGCGGACGGCTTCCGCCCCCGCGACCAGAGCCCCACCAGCGCCGTGCTGGGAGACGGTGGCATCTACTCGTCCGTGGCCGAGCTGGTGGCCTGGGACCGAGCCCTGGACGCCCACACCCTGGTGGGCGCCGACACCCAACGCCTCGCCTGGACCGCGCCCCCCCTGCCCGATGGCACCCGCTCCCCCTATGGCTTCGGCTGGTTCGTGGACGAGGACGAGGGACGCCCTCGCCTGTCCCACCACGGCGAAACGTGTGGCTTCACCAACGCCCTCGTGAAGTACCCGGAGCAGCGGCTCACGGTCATCGTCCTGACGAACCGCGCGGGGGGCGAGCCCTGGCGGATCGCGCAACGGCTGGCGGACCGGTGGCTCGCCCCGAAGGCTCCGGCCGAACAACGGCCCTGGCCCTTCGAGACCCTGCCCAACGCCCGGTAG
- a CDS encoding serine/threonine-protein kinase, whose protein sequence is MSSRPNPDPPLKGAPTVVLEAGLASYEFVRPLGQGHHGELLLTRQRYQGGVGGLTVLKRLNRVVRQEDYQRLVEEARLGGQLRHPNIVSVQMLGGDAAEPLLLMEYIEGQPLGDVMRRAERSGRGFSEALACHVTAEVADALHYAHALHDEKGRHLGIVHRDVTPQGILVGRWGEVKLMDFGAAWSRLEGRISTEGDTDLGNVAYSSPERAQLEQLDGRSDLFSLGLVFLQLLTGRHLLDAAARHEAELLGRQLRVRGDSGRPELEELSAVRTAELLKRMRELTSEQVEEGLGEAPEPLRPILRKLLAPRREDRYATGAELAEALREHLWLTRQRYGHAALVSEVATLTESVLEDLEEPADPSRRGRGGKGRRGGPSKGA, encoded by the coding sequence ATGTCGAGTCGGCCGAATCCGGATCCCCCCCTCAAGGGCGCCCCCACCGTGGTGCTGGAGGCGGGTCTGGCGAGTTACGAGTTCGTGCGCCCCCTGGGACAGGGCCATCACGGCGAGTTGCTGCTCACGCGTCAGCGCTACCAGGGCGGCGTGGGGGGGCTGACGGTGCTCAAGCGGCTCAACCGCGTGGTGCGGCAGGAGGACTACCAACGGTTGGTGGAGGAGGCCCGCCTGGGGGGGCAGTTGCGCCATCCCAACATCGTCTCCGTGCAGATGCTGGGGGGAGACGCGGCCGAGCCGTTGCTCTTGATGGAGTACATCGAGGGGCAGCCGCTCGGAGACGTGATGCGCCGGGCGGAGCGCTCGGGGCGGGGATTCTCCGAGGCCCTGGCCTGCCATGTGACGGCCGAGGTGGCTGACGCGCTGCATTATGCCCACGCGCTCCATGACGAGAAGGGCCGCCACCTGGGGATCGTCCACCGGGACGTGACACCCCAGGGGATTCTCGTGGGCCGGTGGGGCGAGGTGAAGCTGATGGACTTCGGCGCGGCCTGGTCCCGGCTGGAGGGCCGCATCTCCACCGAGGGGGACACCGACCTGGGGAACGTGGCCTACAGCTCACCGGAGCGCGCCCAGCTCGAGCAGCTCGATGGCCGCTCGGATCTCTTCTCCCTGGGGCTCGTCTTCCTGCAGCTGCTCACCGGCCGGCACCTCTTGGACGCCGCCGCCCGCCACGAGGCGGAGCTCCTCGGCCGCCAGCTCCGGGTCCGGGGGGATTCGGGCCGGCCGGAGCTGGAGGAGCTGAGCGCGGTGCGCACCGCGGAGTTGCTCAAGCGCATGCGGGAGCTCACCTCGGAGCAGGTGGAGGAGGGGCTGGGGGAGGCGCCCGAGCCCCTCCGGCCCATCCTGCGCAAGCTGCTCGCCCCCCGGCGGGAGGATCGCTACGCCACGGGCGCGGAGCTGGCCGAGGCCCTGCGCGAGCACCTGTGGCTCACGCGCCAGCGCTACGGGCACGCGGCGCTGGTCTCCGAGGTGGCCACCCTGACCGAGTCCGTCCTGGAGGATCTGGAGGAGCCGGCGGACCCCTCGAGGCGGGGCAGGGGGGGCAAGGGCCGCCGGGGAGGGCCGAGCAAGGGAGCCTGA
- the ftsH gene encoding ATP-dependent zinc metalloprotease FtsH, translating to MKPQNTPPSGEGPRAKKQDKTPPPPAKGFRFGSPLAYIFLLVLGFILFRNVFQDAGVQRVSYSRFRDAVTEGRFNRVQVAPDWVKGYLKEGSAPAQGTDGPPSTGTGAAGPLRSEPGALPWMAYRVQGDTDLVPLLEQEGVQYEAVPQSNFSDVLWIWLVPLALAFVFWSFMMRRMAGGIGQGPQSVMSFGKTRAKVQAEADTGVGFKDVAGVDEAVDELREIVEFLKTPEKFRRLGGRIPKGVLLVGPPGTGKTLLARAVAGEAGVPFFSLSGSEFVEMFVGVGAARVRDLFAQATAKAPCIIFIDELDAIGKSRNAGVAGGHDEREQTLNQLLAEMDGFDSRAGLIIIAATNRPEILDSALMRPGRFDRQVLVDRPDKRGRERVLEIHSKGVKLGPDVDIKSIAARTPGFAGADLANVVNEAALLAARKNRDAVLKADFEEAIERVVAGLQKKNRRMNEREKEIVAHHEAGHTVVGWMLPNAERVTKVSIIPRGLAALGYTMSLPLEDRYLMSFDELRDKMAAMMGGRAAEEIFVGEVSTGASNDLKQATDVAKMMVRDYGMSTLGPVALGADQGAGFLRSAGMPETRTYSEQTARMVDEEIRKMVTEALDRARAVLTQHRDKVEALAARLLATEVVDEDDLKVLLGPKATSSRGLLHPEARQVISAHPVSEETPPPGAQHATGTLPDA from the coding sequence ATGAAGCCTCAGAACACGCCGCCGTCGGGGGAAGGCCCTCGCGCGAAGAAGCAGGACAAGACGCCACCACCTCCGGCCAAGGGGTTCCGGTTCGGTTCTCCCCTGGCCTACATCTTTCTGCTCGTGCTGGGCTTCATTCTCTTCCGCAACGTCTTCCAGGACGCGGGCGTCCAGCGTGTGAGCTACAGCCGCTTCCGTGACGCGGTCACGGAGGGCCGCTTCAACCGCGTCCAGGTCGCCCCCGATTGGGTGAAGGGCTACCTCAAGGAAGGCTCGGCGCCCGCGCAGGGCACCGACGGCCCCCCCAGCACGGGGACGGGTGCGGCGGGGCCGCTGCGCAGCGAGCCTGGGGCCCTGCCGTGGATGGCCTACCGCGTCCAGGGGGACACGGACCTCGTTCCGCTGCTCGAGCAGGAGGGCGTGCAGTACGAGGCGGTGCCTCAGTCCAACTTCTCCGACGTGCTGTGGATCTGGCTGGTGCCGCTCGCCCTGGCCTTCGTCTTCTGGAGCTTCATGATGCGGCGCATGGCCGGGGGCATCGGCCAGGGGCCTCAGAGCGTCATGAGCTTTGGCAAGACGCGCGCCAAGGTGCAGGCGGAGGCCGACACGGGCGTGGGCTTCAAGGACGTGGCCGGTGTGGACGAGGCCGTGGACGAGCTGCGCGAGATCGTCGAGTTCCTCAAGACGCCGGAGAAGTTCCGCCGCCTGGGTGGGCGCATTCCCAAGGGCGTGCTCCTGGTGGGTCCGCCGGGCACGGGCAAGACGCTGCTCGCGCGGGCGGTGGCGGGCGAGGCGGGGGTGCCCTTCTTCAGCCTGTCCGGCTCGGAGTTCGTGGAGATGTTCGTCGGCGTGGGCGCCGCCCGGGTGCGCGACCTGTTCGCCCAGGCCACCGCCAAGGCGCCGTGCATCATCTTCATCGACGAGCTGGATGCCATCGGCAAGAGCCGCAACGCGGGCGTGGCCGGCGGCCATGACGAGCGCGAGCAGACGCTCAACCAGCTGCTCGCGGAGATGGACGGCTTCGACAGCCGCGCGGGCCTCATCATCATCGCGGCCACCAACCGTCCGGAAATCCTCGACAGCGCGCTCATGCGTCCGGGCCGCTTCGACCGGCAGGTGCTGGTGGACCGTCCGGACAAGCGGGGCCGCGAGCGGGTGCTCGAAATCCACTCCAAGGGCGTGAAGCTGGGGCCGGACGTGGACATCAAGTCCATCGCCGCGCGCACGCCGGGCTTCGCCGGCGCGGACCTGGCCAACGTGGTGAACGAGGCGGCCCTGCTCGCCGCGCGCAAGAACCGCGACGCCGTGCTCAAGGCGGACTTCGAGGAGGCCATCGAGCGCGTGGTGGCGGGTCTGCAGAAGAAGAACCGCCGCATGAACGAGCGCGAGAAGGAGATCGTCGCGCACCACGAGGCGGGCCATACGGTGGTGGGCTGGATGTTGCCCAACGCGGAGCGGGTGACGAAGGTGTCCATCATCCCGCGCGGCCTGGCGGCGCTCGGCTACACCATGTCCCTGCCGCTCGAGGACCGCTACCTGATGTCCTTCGACGAGCTGCGCGACAAGATGGCCGCGATGATGGGCGGCCGGGCCGCCGAGGAGATCTTCGTGGGCGAGGTGTCCACGGGTGCCTCCAATGATCTCAAGCAGGCCACGGACGTCGCCAAGATGATGGTGCGCGACTACGGCATGAGCACCCTGGGCCCGGTGGCCCTGGGCGCGGACCAGGGGGCGGGCTTCCTGCGCTCCGCGGGCATGCCGGAGACGCGGACCTACTCCGAGCAGACGGCGCGCATGGTGGACGAGGAGATCCGCAAGATGGTGACCGAGGCGCTCGACCGGGCGCGCGCGGTCCTCACCCAGCACCGCGACAAGGTGGAAGCCCTCGCCGCGCGGCTGCTCGCCACCGAGGTGGTGGACGAGGACGACCTCAAGGTGCTGCTCGGGCCCAAGGCCACCTCCAGCCGCGGCTTGCTGCACCCCGAGGCCCGGCAGGTCATCTCCGCCCACCCGGTGAGCGAGGAGACGCCTCCTCCGGGCGCGCAGCACGCCACGGGCACGCTCCCGGACGCGTAG
- the lgt gene encoding prolipoprotein diacylglyceryl transferase — MSSYYLHDLAPFLFRYNDGQSDVFVARWDGLAYVAGFALALLLLKRFAAWGYLRIAPGEIFDFTSMVALLGVLLGGRLGYLVLFDGERFSGNLGLLVQLSQGGALFHGGLLGVAVVTAFQAREKKVSWLHLGDNLVTVAPLGICLGRLASFMDGDLFGRVTRVPWAVLFPAEIHLPSFQPAQATRLAAERLPLGSFDIMQVAHATPRVMDELLLILNPRHPSQLYAAALEGLLLFVILYTVRTRARQPPEGLLCGLFFFLHSVFHIGVGFFREPRAEDPMWLGLAQGQLLSLPLLLVGLGLIRWSLSRRATPAVLRGPAVVGE; from the coding sequence GTGTCCTCCTACTATCTCCACGATCTTGCCCCTTTCCTCTTCCGTTACAATGACGGGCAGAGTGATGTCTTCGTCGCCCGTTGGGATGGGCTCGCGTATGTGGCGGGGTTCGCCCTCGCGCTCCTCCTGCTCAAGCGCTTCGCCGCGTGGGGCTACCTCCGGATCGCGCCGGGAGAGATCTTCGACTTCACCAGCATGGTGGCCCTCCTGGGGGTCCTGCTCGGGGGACGTCTGGGTTATCTGGTGCTATTCGATGGGGAGCGCTTCTCCGGGAACCTGGGCCTCCTCGTCCAGCTCAGTCAGGGCGGTGCGCTCTTCCACGGAGGCCTGCTCGGCGTGGCCGTGGTCACCGCGTTCCAGGCGCGGGAGAAGAAGGTCTCCTGGCTGCACCTCGGCGACAACCTGGTGACCGTGGCGCCGTTGGGCATCTGCCTCGGCCGGCTCGCCAGCTTCATGGACGGGGACCTGTTCGGACGTGTCACGCGGGTGCCTTGGGCCGTGCTCTTCCCCGCGGAGATCCATCTCCCGTCGTTCCAACCCGCCCAGGCCACCCGGCTCGCCGCGGAGCGCCTGCCGCTAGGCAGCTTCGACATCATGCAGGTGGCTCATGCCACGCCTCGGGTCATGGACGAGCTGCTGCTCATCCTCAACCCGCGCCACCCGTCGCAGCTCTACGCGGCCGCCCTCGAGGGGCTGCTGCTCTTCGTCATCCTCTATACCGTGCGCACCCGGGCTCGGCAGCCACCGGAGGGTCTGCTCTGTGGCCTCTTCTTCTTCCTTCACTCCGTGTTCCACATCGGCGTGGGCTTCTTTCGAGAGCCCCGCGCGGAGGACCCGATGTGGCTGGGTCTCGCCCAGGGCCAGCTCCTCTCGCTGCCCCTGCTGCTCGTGGGACTGGGGCTGATCCGGTGGAGTCTCTCCCGCCGCGCCACCCCGGCCGTGCTCCGGGGCCCAGCGGTCGTGGGCGAGTGA
- a CDS encoding nucleotide exchange factor GrpE has product MNGNPRTDEPIQEAQEARPQDDVISPEAPAAASAAEVARLTAELEAARRRVDQLARAYQELEKDREEFKQRLSRERERMLDVERGKVATQLLEAVDELDLCLSMSAPDESSGLAKGVKLIRDGLLSKLQQSGVERLQLVGQPYDPNTAEATDMEITPNPEEDQRVVAEARAGYRFKDRIIRPARVKVARYIPPASA; this is encoded by the coding sequence ATGAATGGCAATCCCCGAACAGACGAGCCGATCCAGGAGGCGCAGGAGGCGCGGCCTCAGGACGACGTGATTTCGCCCGAGGCGCCCGCCGCCGCGAGCGCCGCCGAGGTCGCGCGGTTGACGGCCGAGCTGGAAGCGGCCCGCCGCCGAGTGGACCAGCTGGCGCGCGCCTACCAGGAGCTGGAGAAGGATCGCGAGGAGTTCAAGCAGCGCCTCTCGCGCGAGCGCGAGCGCATGCTGGACGTGGAGCGAGGCAAGGTGGCCACCCAGTTGCTGGAAGCGGTGGACGAGCTGGACCTGTGCCTGTCCATGAGCGCCCCGGACGAGTCGAGTGGCCTGGCCAAGGGCGTGAAGCTCATCCGGGACGGGCTCCTGTCCAAGCTGCAGCAGTCGGGCGTCGAGCGGCTCCAGCTGGTGGGGCAGCCGTATGATCCCAACACGGCCGAGGCCACGGACATGGAGATCACCCCGAATCCCGAGGAGGATCAGCGGGTGGTGGCCGAGGCCCGGGCGGGCTACCGGTTCAAGGATCGGATCATCCGTCCGGCCCGGGTGAAGGTGGCCCGCTACATCCCTCCCGCGAGCGCCTGA
- a CDS encoding RNA polymerase sigma factor region1.1 domain-containing protein, translated as MENRIGKSYTARKSLFAKGLRDGRLTVQEIEEALPAGTLTAAERWLLYYSLRAAQVEIIDEVTGQVDHGFMTEPPSVPAEH; from the coding sequence GTGGAGAACAGAATCGGAAAGAGCTATACGGCTCGCAAGTCGCTCTTCGCCAAGGGCCTGCGGGATGGTCGTCTCACGGTTCAGGAAATCGAGGAGGCCCTTCCCGCGGGGACGCTCACCGCGGCCGAGCGTTGGCTGTTGTACTACTCGCTCCGGGCCGCCCAGGTGGAGATCATCGACGAGGTCACCGGCCAGGTGGATCACGGCTTCATGACCGAACCTCCCTCGGTGCCCGCGGAGCATTAG
- a CDS encoding helix-turn-helix transcriptional regulator has product MALPRGLATTIGTAARAARVRANLTQEDVAERVGLATEVYGRLERGGMLPSVPTLRRLCEILRIPSDVLLGLTPAQENFWAKEPPARPTEEPAEIRRLVRTVKRLEPAEFRLLSLMATGLLRLRQLRQGRSAPTLPPP; this is encoded by the coding sequence ATGGCTCTCCCACGAGGACTGGCAACGACCATCGGCACCGCGGCCCGGGCGGCCCGGGTCCGCGCCAATCTCACCCAGGAAGACGTCGCCGAGAGGGTGGGCCTGGCCACCGAGGTGTATGGGCGCCTGGAGCGCGGCGGCATGCTGCCCAGCGTCCCCACCCTTCGGCGGCTGTGCGAAATCCTCCGCATCCCCTCGGACGTGCTGCTGGGCCTGACACCCGCCCAGGAGAACTTCTGGGCCAAGGAGCCCCCGGCCCGGCCCACGGAGGAGCCCGCGGAGATCCGCCGCCTGGTGCGCACCGTGAAGCGGCTGGAGCCCGCCGAGTTCCGCCTGCTGAGCCTGATGGCCACGGGCCTGCTGCGGCTGCGGCAGCTGCGCCAGGGCCGCTCCGCCCCCACCCTGCCTCCCCCGTGA
- a CDS encoding DUF6066 family protein — MRRLILAALLLPTLALADVDSRFAQLRDQAEALGSLGTFLDKYIGECSSFFSGLGCRGAAEEFRKQYEGKKLYMIVGESAASMVQPGPYQPGSGNYTILVTPSFPGGSYHLTQGAPSQLGSEDQPLVPPVRVTGTTPVGWNATDFMRLFSNHQVRLQIVFSPEGIWGLERNQGRGKLYGVSCRVEGVLLSNARTGKPLGMWLADEPADKAPRK; from the coding sequence GTGCGACGACTCATCCTGGCCGCCCTGCTGCTGCCCACGCTTGCCCTGGCGGACGTGGATTCCCGCTTCGCCCAGTTAAGGGATCAGGCCGAGGCCCTGGGGAGCCTGGGGACCTTCCTGGACAAGTACATCGGGGAGTGCTCGAGCTTCTTCTCCGGGCTGGGCTGCCGCGGCGCCGCGGAGGAGTTCCGCAAGCAGTACGAGGGCAAGAAGCTCTACATGATCGTCGGTGAGAGCGCGGCGAGCATGGTGCAGCCGGGACCGTACCAGCCAGGCAGCGGCAACTACACCATCCTCGTCACCCCGAGCTTTCCGGGGGGCTCGTACCATTTGACGCAGGGTGCGCCGAGCCAATTGGGTTCGGAGGATCAGCCGCTCGTGCCGCCCGTGCGCGTCACCGGCACCACCCCCGTGGGATGGAACGCCACCGACTTCATGCGCCTGTTCTCCAATCACCAGGTGCGGCTGCAGATCGTCTTCTCGCCCGAGGGCATCTGGGGGCTCGAGCGCAACCAGGGCCGGGGCAAGCTCTACGGGGTGTCCTGCCGGGTGGAGGGCGTGCTCCTGTCCAACGCGCGCACGGGCAAGCCATTGGGCATGTGGCTGGCGGACGAACCGGCCGACAAGGCCCCCCGGAAGTAG
- a CDS encoding cytochrome c-type biogenesis protein: MTAALLSLTLFLAAGQYAPQQAGSEPLAPPLEARVQVLGKELRCAVCQGLSVADSPSSMARAQLDKIRELVTEGKTDQEVRDYFVARYGEWVLLQPNADGFNLLVWLGPVALLLGGAFVIFRQVRRPPVTPPPPAASTPSAPATSSTEPVDPYLAAVRRELDQ; encoded by the coding sequence ATGACCGCCGCCCTCCTCTCGCTCACCCTCTTTCTCGCCGCGGGCCAGTACGCGCCCCAGCAGGCCGGAAGTGAACCCCTCGCGCCTCCCCTGGAGGCCCGCGTGCAAGTGCTCGGCAAGGAGCTGCGCTGCGCGGTGTGCCAGGGCCTGTCCGTCGCCGACAGCCCCTCCTCCATGGCGCGCGCCCAGCTCGACAAGATTCGCGAGCTGGTGACCGAGGGCAAGACGGACCAGGAAGTGCGCGACTACTTCGTGGCCCGCTACGGCGAGTGGGTGCTCCTGCAACCCAACGCCGATGGCTTCAACCTGCTCGTGTGGCTGGGGCCCGTGGCCCTGCTGCTCGGCGGCGCCTTCGTCATCTTCCGCCAGGTGCGTCGGCCGCCCGTGACCCCGCCCCCGCCGGCGGCGTCCACCCCCTCGGCCCCGGCCACCTCTTCCACCGAACCCGTGGACCCCTACCTCGCGGCCGTGCGCCGGGAGCTGGATCAATGA
- a CDS encoding (deoxy)nucleoside triphosphate pyrophosphohydrolase, whose translation MARRHIRVVGAMLHNAEGRYLITQRPPKATLPLLWEFPGGRVEEGEGDEQALAREIREEMGVEVEVLEQALHTQHEYPSYDIDFRVYRCRLVSPESDIHHLRVHDHRWVSLDEMADYRFPDADAKTLAKLLDLEG comes from the coding sequence ATGGCACGCCGTCACATCCGCGTCGTCGGCGCGATGTTGCACAACGCCGAGGGCCGTTACCTCATCACCCAGCGTCCCCCCAAGGCGACCCTGCCACTCTTGTGGGAGTTTCCCGGGGGCCGCGTGGAGGAGGGCGAGGGCGATGAGCAGGCGCTCGCCCGGGAGATCCGCGAGGAGATGGGCGTGGAGGTGGAGGTGCTGGAGCAGGCCCTGCACACCCAGCACGAGTACCCCTCCTATGACATCGACTTCCGGGTGTATCGCTGTCGGCTCGTCAGCCCCGAGTCGGACATCCATCACCTGCGCGTGCATGATCACCGCTGGGTGTCGCTGGACGAGATGGCGGATTACCGCTTCCCGGACGCCGACGCCAAGACGCTGGCCAAGCTGCTGGATCTGGAAGGCTGA